The stretch of DNA ATTGATGAATAAGATGATTGAGGTGCTATTAGTTTGTTTGTCAATTGTTTCACTAAATGGATGTGTAAGATtgcattttatttgttttaggaTGGTGAAGATGATCCCAAATGTTTTCCAGAGGATTTAGATGCTTTGCTAGGATGTACTCTTGCTTTTAAGGTTAGAGTTCAACCAAGTAACAGATCTTCGTCTGTAATGAAAGCTTCGACCAATCCTGAAACTATTGCTTCAATTAGAAGTAAACTTGATCCTAAGATGGTAGGTTGATATGTTGTACCAAGagaatttatgtgttttgacTTATCCTTCATAGCatgatttttttactattattcaTATGTAGATTAAGGACAGCAGTGATGAAGGTACATGTGATTCGAGTACCGAAGCAAACTCCAAGGGCGGACCCGAAATAGAGGAGGTCATTCTCTTGATTATGATTtagttgtttttcctttttattgattttgtgATGTAATAACTTAGTTTGAGATTATGTATTTAGTACTTTGATTTTCAATGACAAGATAAAGGAACTAAAGCAGCAGGTATATGCGTTTGGAATAAGCAACCAAAAACAATTGGGTCTATTAAAAGTGCACCTCATGGGATAAAGGTATATGTAATatccaatttttttactttcttaattGTAGATTTTTACAGTTTACATTTCGGTGAATGATAGCCCAAAGAGTCGAGGCCCAAGGTTATATGTGGTCCCAATACGCAATCTCAAACAATTGCTCTGAATATAAGTGGTCGTCATACAAAATAGGTACGtctaatttgtaaaattttgtacttctttcataattataaatttattcaaatttgttGAATGAATTTGACAGATTGAAGAGTCAAGTCCCACAGTTGTATGTGTTTCCACAAAGCAATCCAAATCATCTAATGGATCCACAAACAAATCAAAGTCTAGTGGTTCCACTAAAAGTGCATGCCATACAGGAAAGGTATGTAGAGTTTAAACTCATTGTATACTTAATTTTGATAGTACTATTGATTTGAAGTAAggattttatgtttaaaatcgTAGAACAAAGAAATCATTGGACAGACAGGTTTTGATCAAAATACAAAAGTTGATATGTGCATGGTAATATATAATCTCTTCTTATGTTagttttacatgtttttttaatccacaaaataaatataataaaaaattgtttggaATGTGCAGTTGACTTTGAGTGGATCCGCAGATCATGATCCTTATATTGACTTCTGTGTTACCCCTACCAAGGAACTGTTGTTCGACTTTGAGGTTGATTGCGACCATCTGGATGATATTCCAAGTGCAGAATTTTCTAGGTCCAAAACTAAAAAGCGGATGAAACAGGAGAAGCTGTAAGGTTGACCAGTAAAGTTTGTAAATATATATGGATTTTGATGTCGTGGTGATCAAAGTTGCTGATGGTGTCTTGTATTTTGGAAATCATTATCATATTAATGGTTTTATCTAGATTTGGATTTTGGGACAgttgtttatttttagtatACCATCGTTGTAATATTTTATCCACGAACTATGTTTACCAAATAATATGTTTACCaactatattattatgtaaatgATATTATTTACTATTGCACATCAAAATTCTAAGTTCCGTTCAGAATTTAACTATTATGTTTGAAATGTGTTTACGTTATTTCTTCgtatattcaaattgatattcaaTCAGCTTAATCGTTTAAGCCTGTGTGAATTTATTGTTCTAATTTCCCACGCACATTCAATATATTATACTATTTGTTGTGTAGAAGGTCGAACTATGGTTATAACATTATTGTATGCATGAAGAGGttcaaaatataagaataagCAAGGTAATTACAGATAGAATTAGTAGTAAATAAGAATTCTATAGACCGACAAATTagatgtttatatatatataaatatataacgaTAACCAACATTTGTTAACAGATATATATCAAAAAGATTGTTGTTCTTCTGATGGACCTATGAAATACTATTGTGGTTAATTGTTGGACAAAACAAAGTACCAAATACAAAGGTTATACTTTTATCTCCATTACATAGATAAAATTCGATTGTTCCTTATCTACACCAAGTCTGATTATGGTTCCTTCCTTTAATTTGTTCTGCTTGCAGAATTCTTTCCACCCACAACTTAAGTAGCATTCTTTGTTCGTTCTTCCAGATCTTCGAATTGTACAAGGCCAACAATCACCTTCAGAATTGACCAATATGTATCGTGTCCTCTTCTTAACAAGAGCTTTTGCTGCAAATTCGGATTCCAAGTACTGAAAGAAAATCAAGTCCGTAGTTATAATTAGAACACATGAAAATACATTACACTATAACATCTAAGGTCAAAAATCATATACCAGTGATGATGATTTGGTATCATTCTCAGATAAGCATTTGGCCATTGAGTAGTAAAAATCTGCAGGGTCATAGTCTCCGAGATGTGTATCATGGTTACTAACGCTGACCACTTGAGGagcataattaatttcaattccCTCAGATGAAAAAAGCCTAAATAAAAACGTATTTCTGTCAACATAACTCATATGtatgattttgttttccttGACGTTGAAATATTCAGCCATCTCTAACACCCCTTTCTGTAGAATCAAGTCTCCATTTACCGACTTGTGTATACCAACATCATGTTTCTTCTGACGTGGATCAATTAGTTGAATGTTGTCATAGTCCAATTCATGTGCCCAAAAAATAACAAAGGCATATTCCAACTTAATGCATGTCTGCACCagtttaaaagtataattaataactaGCTTAAGAAACCAAGATGAACTTATGaatcttaaaataatacctGAGGCAGCAATAGTTCGGATTTAAAGCAAGTGAAAAACCTCGAAGAAGACAAGGGTCGTTGGGGATTAGGAACCAGTCTCGGAGCAGGATAGTCTATTTCCTTCATAGCCAAACTGAAAATACGAATCTGAAAGTAACGGTGTCCACAGTATAGTATCCCCAACCAGTATAGATCAtccaatttataaaaatttgaaatttcccgTGCTATACGAAAGCTTCGATTTTGCATGAAAGACTCTTCAAATTCAACCATAAGATAGTTTCCTACCGGATCACGAAAGTAGTTTGTCCCCATCTCCATATGTTGTCCCCAGTAGTCAAAGAAAGTTTCATCAAAACGAACGAACTCCTACCCAACAGTTTCGAAACGAAAagaagtcattttttttattcatctttaGAAAGAACCAAAGTATTACATATAGCAAGCAAggatttttttagaaaaaatctaTGTATTTACGGTGTAGAAGATGATAACTTGATGAAAGTTTGAATCTTTACCAGAAATCTAACAATAATcatgaacaaaaattaaatcataagtTCAATACTTACCCATGTTGGAAATACCAAGTGGAGTGAACTCTGGAACCAATTCTTGAAGGAATACCATCTTGTAGGATTGTTTTGGTTTGCCTCAGAAGTCGACATTTGAGAAAATTTGGTTGGTGAAGTTCGAAAGTTTTTTGGACAACTTGAAAATTTGGTTGGTGCATAAATGAATAGTAACATACTATATATAACTCTGAAACAACTTGAAACTCATCAAATGGAAGGTTCTACGCCAACCATCATtactttttaacttaattataaaaattatttaaagaaacaaAACCTTCATTAATAGATGTAGACATTTAGATGAATGAAGTACATGTAGAATGACTTTTAGGGGTTGAACTGCCCCATCCTATACAATCAATCATTTCGATAATAAAGGATTAAATGCaataaactaaacaaataaaattaatttggcGCGCAATTTATATTTTCGCTCATCTAAAAGTTTGCTAAGATATTTTGTTTCAAAGCTTCAAGTATATCAAAGACTTAAACTTAGAAGAGTTATAGGAAAACCAAAATccaaaaatcaattatattaagTTTCGGGTACAATGtgttgttgtattattattatttttatttgtatatcatTGTTACATGCTTTGTGTTCTTCTAATGGACTGGGAGAAGTTTTTAATTCGTCAATGTTAAAACAAATATTGTGTTTGGCTTGAAATACGATATGCAATACAAATGTGTACAATGATTTTGTatgaacaataatattatttgtcaCAATTGTTTCAATAATAGTTTGATGATGGAGTCCAATGCATCTTGCGCAAATGCAAGACTGAAAAGAAAGATGatgctcaaagaaaagaaaatgaaaaggaatCATAGAGAACTACATGATGACGATCATCGAAGGAAAAGGAACTGTACACCACTGTCTGATATTACAATGATCGATTTCTTCAATTAGTAAGATTTTATATAGtacctataatttttattattcttatattGTACTTCATTTAGTAAGAGTATATTTGAATATACACAGTGTACGCAGACATTGGAGATCCAATATTCATATGCAGGGAATGCAAGGCCTACATGTGGTACGAGGAAAGGATTAAAAAGACCAGGAGATGTGTAAGTCCGACTTTCCATTTGTGTTGTAGTAATGGTAAAGTTCAACTACCAATTCTAAAAGAGCCACAAATTTTTTTGCAACGTCTGTTATTTGACAATGAATCCAAAGAAAGCAAGAATTATCAAAGTCATATTAGGACATACAATATGATGTTTGCCTTTACATCTCCTGGAGCTAAAGTTGACAGAACTTTTAATAATGGAAAAGGACCGCCCAATTTAAGAATCCAAGGTCAATCTTGTCATAGAATAGGGAGCCTTTTACCAGTACCCGGTGGACTTCCAAAGTTTGCCCAACTATATATTTACGACACCgaaaatgaagttcaaaataGAATGGAATCATTAAGGCACATGAAAAGTTTCTTCTATTGAACTTAAACGAAGCTGAACAAGTACTTATATTAGCTCTTACTCTTTGCAGGAATCAAGATAATATCGATTTGGAAATTGTCAGCAAATTAAAAAAGATGCTCGATGAGTTCAATGTTCATGCTAAATCATTTAGAATGGCAAGGGACAGATATAGGAACCAACCATTTGATGATTTGAAATTGAGACTTATTGTAGACAGGACAAAGGATGGAAGGATATACAATGTTCCTAATGTTTCAGAAGTTGCAGCCCTTATTGTTGGAGATGTTGATACTGCTTCAGGTAGAGACATCATAATGGAAAAGCAATCCGGCAAATTacaaagaataaatgaattgCACACAAGCTACCTAGGGTTTCAATATCCTTTACTATTTCCATATGGGGAAGATGGATATAGACATGATGTCAATCATCGTGATAGACCAGGAATCAACCAGAAAAGAAATAGATTGACAATTAGGGAGTGGTTTTGTTTCAGGTTGCAAACAAGACACTCAGAAGCATTAACTTTGGTTACATCTAGACGACTTTTTCAACAATTCATTGTTGATGGATATACAATGATGGAATCCGAAAGATTGTCgttcattaaatataatcaatCTAAGTTAAGggttgataaatataataacatctGTCAAGCCTCAGGTAGTTCAAAAAGCCAAGGATCACAACAAGGAAAGAGGGTTGTTCTTCCTTCATCTTTTATTGGTAGCAGAAGATTTATGGACCAACTGTATTTTGATGGAATGACAATTTGTAGTTATATGGGATTTCCAGATCTCTTCATAACTTTCACATGCAATCCTAAATGGCCAGAAATTACTAGAGCATTGAAAAAGTTAAAGTTATCCTCAACCGATCGTCCTGATATAGTTTCAAGGGTCTTCAAGATTAAATTCGAACAACTTCTCATAGATCTaaccaaaaatcatttattggGCCGAACTATTGCATGTAAGTTATCCATTCTATGAATAATGATATAATTCTATTATACTAACTGTTCTGTGATTATTTTGTAGTCATGTATATTATAGAATTTCAAAAGCGCGGCCTACCTCATGCACACTTGCTCATCTTTTTGCATCCGAGCAGTAAATACCTAACTCCTGATGATATTGACAAAATCATTTCTACTGAAATCCCGTGTCCAATTACATGTTCTGAACTACATCAATGTGTTCTAGATCACATGATACACGGTCCTTGTGGTACTATAAACAAATCCTTGCCTTGCATGAAAAATGGAAAATGCTCGCGCCTATATCCAAAAAACTTTCAGAACACCACCAGTGTATCAGAAGATGGATATCCACATTATCGTAAAAGGAACGATTCATTAACTGTGACAAAGAATGGTGTTTTCCTTGATAACCGTTCTGTGGTTCCTTATAACCTTGAACTACTTTTTAAGTACCAAGCACATATAAATGTTGAATGGTATAATCGCAGTACTTCGATCAAGTACTTATTTAAGTATATCAACAAAGGTTACGACAGAATAACGACTGCCATAGTTCCACAACAGAACGAAGCAAATTTGAATACACAACTAGTAGAtgaaatcaaacaatatctGGACTGTAGATACGTATCTCCATGCGAGGCATGTTGG from Vigna unguiculata cultivar IT97K-499-35 chromosome 8, ASM411807v1, whole genome shotgun sequence encodes:
- the LOC114194236 gene encoding uncharacterized protein LOC114194236, which codes for MVFLQELVPEFTPLGISNMDFCLAMKEIDYPAPRLVPNPQRPLSSSRFFTCFKSELLLPQTCIKLEYAFVIFWAHELDYDNIQLIDPRQKKHDVGIHKSVNGDLILQKGVLEMAEYFNVKENKIIHMSYVDRNTFLFRLFSSEGIEINYAPQVVSVSNHDTHLGDYDPADFYYSMAKCLSENDTKSSSLYLESEFAAKALVKKRTRYILVNSEGDCWPCTIRRSGRTNKECYLSCGWKEFCKQNKLKEGTIIRLGVDKEQSNFIYVMEIKV